The window AACCTTCCTGTATTGTACGATAAAGCtttaaaggaatttaaagatagtaccaaaaaaaaaaatgcatggcaACAAGTTGCACAGCAGCTGCGTTTGGAGTCAGGTGAGTGATATTAAAGTCGCAGAAATTAGTCAAGCAAATCAATGATTCTTGCCGGTTTAAATTGATAAACTTAAGCTTATAAACACTGCAATGTATTTTCTTTACAATTTAAGGttcttttgcaaagaaaaaattcGAGAACCTTAGAGCACGATATTCTCGGGAAAAGCAAAGAATCAAGAAAGCGAAGAAATTCGGAACGTCTTCCGACAAAGTGCTTGGTGCCCTGAGCGAAGCCAGTGACACATTTCCCTATCTTCACTTTTTAGATAAGTATATTTCACCACGAGCTACAAAAAGTAATTTGGTTGAATGGTGATGGAGAGgatgaaaatgatgacagcTGCATGGAAACTAGTTCAGCTGCTGGTATAActccggggcaaaaatatctttaattagtaggcactgtccttaatcaCAGATgaatccagaatagtgctcaacatTAAAGGAGCGGATATATAATTGTAGACAGCCTACTCAATATGAGTTCATATGAATATTAAGACAGTTCTGTTTCGTAGATCAACGTTATGTTGACCCACTTATTAGTGGCTCAACATAAGCTGTTCTTGGTTAATGCCAGCTCCAAATTCTGTCAACTTTCAACAGTTATTGGATGCTGTCATTAAAAAGTCCATACCtcattttttcaaagaaggaGGGGAAAaccaagtaaagctatgatccccgcagttatgaacacaattttagcagtggcttcatagctcagttggttagagtatCGCACAagaattgcgaggtcacggtttgaaaccccgatgaagtcctgaatttttcaggtttctctagGCTATTGCTAAAGTTGCGtccacaactgcgaggatcatagccttacttgatttcatatccacagtttaGAGGAGGGTATACGATCCCCATTCTTACTGTCATATTATGCACATAAACACATgcaaacaaagaaagggaaGAAAGTGGTAATCAAAGCATATGGTATGCTAAAAACCTATCATGATGAGTCATTTAACATGGAGATGAACCTTCCATAGTTACCCCATTAAGTGGTCCAGAACAGAGAGGACTTCTTGATTAGCTCTTGGTTACATGGGGATTTTTagttacgttctaattcgctagGCTCCGACGAATGTAAATTattttcctctttaaaaaacataaacaagtaaataCAACAGCTTGATGGTTGGATTCTCAGACAGTCCAACCAAAGGACCAAGAACTTCacaaagtaaaaataaacagtgGTCTTACCGCAAAAAAGCTGAAAATCTCTAGAAGATTTAAATTTTTTCGAAGTATTACCGCTGTTACTccttaatgataataataataatttattcatttatagtgCGCTTTTTAACATGCTAGGTGATCAAAAGCGCATTACAACAATAAATAacctaaaaactatttacaaatatatacaATTTTTTAG of the Montipora capricornis isolate CH-2021 chromosome 7, ASM3666992v2, whole genome shotgun sequence genome contains:
- the LOC138055390 gene encoding uncharacterized protein, whose translation is MAASFEEKLASAVENLPVLYDKALKEFKDSTKKKNAWQQVAQQLRLESGSFAKKKFENLRARYSREKQRIKKAKKFGTSSDKVLGALSEASDTFPYLHFLDKYISPRATKSNLVEW